Within the Buteo buteo chromosome 2, bButBut1.hap1.1, whole genome shotgun sequence genome, the region tatggtgTGTTGGAGGTTTTTTGTGGAGTGTCTCTGCTGTCTCTGTTGCCACCACCATTATCTTCAACCTGAGATTTCAGCTGGTCCATCCCTTCTCCTTGTGCCTATAGGGAATGACAGCAGCTCAGGCTGGTGTGTCCCAGCACTGTCCCAGGCTCCTTCCCACTGCTCTCCCTGGAAGGGTCCTCTCTGAATCAACCCCAGCTTCAAACCTGCATTTCCCTGTGCCATTTCCAGATGTAATTTGGCCATGGGCATCTCCAGGCACAGAGCTAAGCTTTCTCCTAGCTTATACTCTGCTCACTACCCCAATCAGAAGGCTTCTGCTTCTGCTATTTTCTTCCCAAAACCCTTCATGGTCAACACTGGCCATTCAAAGTTGATTTTGAAACCCTGGAGGTGAAGATGCTGCTGGCAGAAAAAAGTGCCCCTGGCCCAGGCTGTTGGGAATACCGAGAGTCATTGTAGATGCAGGGTGAGCCTGGGGACCCTTGGGGAAGGAGACCCATGGGTGTTACTGGGTGTGCAGCTACTGCTGGGTCCTGGATGGCCTCAAGCTGCGAGCCCTCAGGTGGGGAGCGTTTGGGGGCTCTGGTGTGACCGCTGCTGCGGGGttctgcaggaggaggtggcaaGAACTCGCAGCAttccccagggagctgctgcaggcccTTTTCCCATAGGAATTACAAGGGATTGCAAAGTCCCAGTTCACTAAGAGTTTCTTAAAGGATTTTCTCATGCCTCCAAATCCCTCTGCAGGTCATCAGGGCAGGACCGAGGGGCAGGACAGctccccacccagccacccacGCACCTCAGCTACAGCCCCTGGGGGAGCAGTggtggagggagaaggaggaggattTCTCCAGCAGTGCGAGTGTCTGGTAGGTTggggcagcccagcccagcatgGCACCTGGGGATGAACAGCACCTCCCACCCTCAGACCATCACCAGCTTCCAAAAGCAGGATGGGGCTCAGACAGTCACTAGGCAACTAAGCTCCCCAGCAGCGCTGCCTAGCAGCTTGGACtgcacaaaagcagcagtaaacCCAAGCAGGTGCCCTGCTTTCTGTGCCGTCAGCTCATTACCAGCTCCATCCTCCGCCGGAGACAGGCTCTGCAGATGCCACGCCACCAGTCCCAGTGCCTCTGCCgggctttgcttttgcatcGTTGCATAGCAGGCTCTGCGGCACGAGCACGGAGCGACCAAGCGCTGGCAGCGCTGCACTGAATCCAGAGGGAGAGCGCAAGGCTGGCTCAGCCTCCGGATTGTGGTTGCTCTCCCACTTCCAGCTCCAGAAGAGGTGCGTTTCACTGGGGTGATGCCAGGCGGGCTCCGACATGTGAGGAATTGAAGAGCTGCTTCCTCCCACGAGGGTGGATGGAGGGTGAGAGGTGCCAGTTTCATCCTGGCCACTTGGAGGGTGGCCCAGGTTCAACACGGAAAGGGCAAGAGATGTCCGTCTGCTGCACAGCTCTGATGGCAAGGACACCACAGCGCACCCAAGCCTTGGGCTGACAGCCTTGGTGAGGGCGGTGGGAGGTGGGACACGGCAACAAAGGGGCTGAGATGGTGGGATCAGCATGAAATGACACCGCTGAGGAGCTGAGAAACCAATGAAAGCCTCATTTTTAAGCCTGTTTTATACGCTTACAGCTTACtttctccccccctgcccctttctATTTAAACCAAGGCTCACACAGTTGGTCCAGATTTGGGGCCACTGGTGCAAAGTGATGCAGCTGCTGAGCACCAGGGACAGGGGGGAACAGCAGCCAGGGCATTTTGGTGGTGGGAGGCTCTCCACCcacctgccctcctgcctgctaGATGCCACACACCCTGAAGGGCCCTGGGGAGCCTCCAGGCGAAGGTCTCACAAACCAGACCCTCATGCCAGCCCACCAGCGCCTGCACcatcctccctgcctgcatgcCCCGAGCTGCgcagcccagggctgtgctcctGGCTCCATCGctgtcccttccctgcctgcacatGGGATGAGGGGACAGGCTGAGGCCAGGAAGGGACAAGCATCTTGTGTGAGAGTCCTGCTGCCCAGGGGCAGGCAGGATGGATCTACTGTGGCCATGTTTCATGCTGAGAGCGGGTGTAAAGTCCTACCTCTGCCTCCAGTGGGGTGGAGAacctggcagggagcaggcagctgtgcCAGAGAGCATCCCCCAAATAAAGGTACCAGGCGAGGAACCCCCCTCACCTACCCAAGCAGCGCAGCAGCCCCACTGCAGAACTGCCCTGCCGGTCCTGGCAATTAGAGCGCCTGCCCATCCCTGTACTTGCCTGCTTGTGTCTTGAAGCCCAAATCCCTGCCATTTTAGAGACTGGAACAAGAAAGACCCAGTTGTAACAAGCCTCCAAAGATTTGGGGTGACATCAAAGCCCAAAGCTGCCTCCAGGAAAGCCCACGCACCAGGAAAGGTTGGAAACGTGAAGGTCACTGGCCAGGGAGGGTGGAGGCGCCCAGGGCATCCCCATGGAGGGAGCAAAGACACCATCCCATGATGGGCAACGAGACCCAGAtgcttcccagctctgccacagccacTCTTCCCTTCTCGTCCCTCCGATGCCCAAACATCCCAGCAAACATCCACAGGGATATCCCTGGGTATAATCATTGCCCACACCCCCGTGGCAGGGGAGCCAGCCCTGGCATACCCCTGCagccgggcagggctggggtttggggCTCAGACAcatccctcttctccccctcGTGACAAATAACCAACCACCACCAGCTGGATTCACCTTTTATTAAACTGCCCAGaacaaaaagaggagagagcaaAGCCTGCCCTGAGGCCTTCCCAACACTGGCACTCTACACGCCTTCCCCACCAGGAAAAGGGGATTTTCCTCCAGCAAAACCCCCTCAAGAGGGTATTTTAGGTAGAACTAAGAGTGGAAATGTCCatttattggggaaaaaagtgaaacagagcTGCTGCCGCTGTCAGAGCCCAGTCCTGCTTTCTTGCAGACAGGCAGGATGGATGCCAGCCACATGACGGGGCACCAGCTGGAAACAGCCTTCCAAGTGGGGCTGTGTGGGTACTGCATCCCGCGTGGGGACACACACTGAGATGGGATCACCCTGTCTCTGATGACCCCAGCAGCAAAGAGCGCAAACCATGGGCTCGTGGGGACTGGGAGGAGGCAAGGAACGGGCATGCTTGCGGGGCTGCCAGCTGGAGGAAAGGTGGTGAAGGAATTTTAGCTAATGATCTCTTCAGGGCCAAACCCTTTGCGGGTGGCTCTATATGGTTCAGGGAGGCTTTCCCTGGGGCTGTGTCCTTAGCACAGTCCGGGCTTATCACAGAGGAGGGCTatggctgggctggaggagtTCAGCTTCCCCTGCAAATGGGACACAGCATCCCACCAGCCAGCTCAGTCTGGAGGATTTACCAGTAGCGAGGTAAGGTGTGCTGGTGGGTAAGGGGGTGAGTATATGGACCTCCAGCTTCTGAAAGTCAGCCACAAGCCTGAGCTTAGACCTGGAGGGCTGGTCATGGGAGATGCAGTGCCATGAAGCTGTCCCCATGTGCTGAGTGGCAGGACTGCAgcccatcccctcctgcccacctctccctgcccacccaCCAACTGCAAACCTGCTGCGTGGCACCGACTTACCTGCACCTGGGGTCAGGGGATGACTTAAAAGTTCACCCACCCTGCAGGGCTCACTAACATGGGCTTTGCTTTTGATATGATCTCAGCAAGTGCAATCCAGCCCATGTAGCGAGAGGCATGTGCTGGCAGCGGCCACAGCCAAGGTTAGGCAGCGTGGGAGGGCAGCGATGCCTCCgtttggggagcagggaggtgggaaaGCAAACCTACAGCTTGCTGGACGACACATCGGGAGTCCCTCTTGCCAGACCCAAATGCTTGAACCTacttgggaggaaaaagcaaagaaaaactaacAATGTCATTCAGGGCCTGCAAAAAGGAATGATTATTTCTCAACAGGGCTTAAAGGCTCCTGCTGTATCCTGCGTGGGGCTGGCTGCCAGCTGAAAGGGGAgaggaacagaagaaatgaGAGCAATAAGAAGGACCTGACATCTCTGTTCTTAATTTATCATTGTAGTAAGACTCGAGCAACGAGTACAGCTCGGCACGCGCTCCTAGATGGATTTCCTCCGCAGCCGGGGGTGTTGCCGGCAGCGAGGGCTGTTGGATGATAAAGTGCTCCCTGGGGAAGAGCCGGTCTGACCCCGCGTGCTCAGGGAGACCTCGTCGATTTTGTAGGAAATGGAGTTGTAATACACGGGGTTGGTGTGGCAGCTTAGGGTCTCGGGGTGGGAGGGCACCGGGCTGCCGCACAGCTGAGGTCTGTAGCACAAGCatgtgcagaaggaggggactGCAGCTGCCGAGTTGGCCGACTGGCGCCGCTGCCTCTCCGCATCCTCCTGGATCAGCGGGATGAGGTTCATCTGGCTCGTCCTGTCCTCCACGGGGAGAAAAATGGCATTGCTGCCCCGGCTGTCCTCTTTCGGCTTGAGGTGGATGTTGTTCCGGGCTCTCCTCAGCGAGGCTCGCTCTTCAGCATCCCGCCGCTCGTCCTCAGAGTTCATCGTCAGGAACCGCAGCACCACCAGGTTGAGGAAGGCGCCGATGACGGTCAGGCCCACCAGGATGTACATGAAGCTGAAAGCCACATACGGGGGCTTCTTTTGCAAAGCCTCGTTCTTCTGCAGAGCGACAAAGTCTCCAAAGCCAATAGTGGTCAAAGTTATGAAGCAGTAGTAATAGGCATGAAAGAAAGTCCAGCCCTCGAAATAAGAGAAGGCTGCTGCGCCGATGCACAGGGTCCCCATGCAGGACAGAAAGCCGACTAGGACCATGTTCTCCATGGAGACATTGGTTGTCCTCATGCCCAGACACTTCTTGATTTTCTTGAGCAGTAGCCGCACAACGGTGTTCATGCGCTCCCCCAGGCTCTGGAACATGACCAGCGTCAGGGGGATGCCCAGGATGGCGTAGAACATGCAGAAAACTTTGCCGGCATCCGTGCCCGGGGCAGCGTGCCCGTAGCCTGcgaaggaaagaggaaaggcaggTGTCAAGCCCTCACTGGGGTTTCCAGCAAGGCTGCCCTCGGACCAAGAGGAGCAGTAGGAGAATGaggggaaaatggaaaatgaattaGTAACAGATCTGCAGGCAATGCTAACAGGGCCATGGGATACCACATCCTTTGGGATGACGGCACATCGCAGTATCAAGCGGGCAGAACCTCCTTTGGCCTCTAGAGAGAGAAGGTACGCTCCTGATAGCCCCTGAGCTATGGTCATGGAGGTCAAGAGGAGCCCTAGAGCTGGACTGGGGTCTACAAGCCTTCTGCAGCTCATGAGCAATTTAGAGGCAATGATGCCGTGCCAGCACCAGGTCTGCAGGGTAACCTGAATCCCCACAGCGAGGGAGGATGGAGGCTCCGCAGGACGCTGAGACCAACAGCGCCAGGTCACCCCGCGGGAAGGTACGCACCCAGCCAGTCCTGTCCACAACTGCCCTCGCAGGGCCACCGTCACCTCCCGCTGGCACCcgctcctgccccccctcctGTCCCCTGAGCCCTCCAGCGTCACGTGCATCTTTGACTCTCGGCTATACGATCATTTGCTGCGTGGCCTGTCGGATAGGAGCTATAGGGCCCCCGCGCTATAGGGTCAGTCCCTGCAGAGGCAGCTAAGTCTGGGAGggcttctgcagagcagcttcaGGTTTACTCCGGTGTCACTAAGACTCAGACCTAAAGCACTGCTGGATCATTGGGGAGGAGGAGTTGTGCTGTTTTAAATGCAGGGAAGTATTTATGCCACTGCAGCCCTGTCAGCCCTTGTCCCAGGGACAAGGAGCTCAAGGAGGACAAGGTTCTCCTTGAGCACCTTCTGAGATTTAATTTCCCCACCTTGCTCCAAGTTTCAGAGCTGTGACTCAAGGATGCACACAATTATATCATGAGTCGTAATGAGGTATTCACCGCAATCTTCCGGACTTCAGTGATTCTGCACCCATCTCAATTATATAAGCTTAACAGATATCAGTGGCCTCTGACCTCAACGGATGAGTAACTAACTCAGTGCAAGGGAGTGACGCGGCATGGGGAGTAGCAGCATCCAAAGGCATCCAAGCCGTTCTCTTGAGTTTCTATGAGAAACTACCAGGGCTGGAAACTTCCTTTCTGAAGGCACCCACAGAACAGCCCCAGCGCCTTCCCGCACTGCTGTGTGGCCTTTTGCAAACAGCTATctatattttcactttttccagGTAACCACACGACTTTTGCATGAAGATATGggggaacacacacacacacacaccctttttatttctcagtcttGTTCAAAGCTGTGACTTGGCTTCacctctgcctgtgctgccagtgGATTTCCAGGACGCTTAGGGAAGCTGTTAGCACACAGTGATGGGAAGACCAGAGGATGACAACCATGTTGTCCCAGGCTCCTGAGCACACCTCCCACTCCAGGAAATTCCTGCAAtgggacagggctgggaggCTGAGGACAGCGTTATCCTTGACCGTGCTGTGCTCCAAACCGCAAGCAGGCAGGAAGGGACCGGTTTCTAATTGCTCTGTCTGTTCATAAACCCACGCAACCAAAAATGATAAACTTAATGCCTGCATGCCACATTTCACAGAATACAGAGCAGACATGAGACTGcagtggcaaaaaaacccccactcaGATCCAAGCTTAATAACCGACTGTAATTATCAGGTCCTAGGCTACAAGATAATGACAATGACAGCAACGAGGAGGTAAATATAATGAtccagaagagcagcaagtggAAAAACAGTTGTTGCACCCTGAGAGACTGCTGAAAGAGCATTTGACTGATGCTTTCAAAATGACAAAGGGAATTAGAAAGAGTAAACACAGCTACATTAACATTAAAACTGAGATTTGGAGCACAGCCCAATATAAAGAGATCTGACATGCCAGCGTTTTAGAAATATGGCACCTGGGCTGAAATTATTTATCGCACGGGGTGTGTGGTAAGTGTAGCAATTGTTTGTCACagtcaacagaaaaataatgtaaatgaaGCTATAACCTGTCACGAGATGATGGAGACTTTCACTGAAGCCATTCATCCTACCCTCCTGCTGGGGCCTGACACTAACCATGCCCTGAACCCGTCGCTGTTTGCTGGCCACGTGCGTTGCCAGCTGCACAAACCCCACACCACATCTCATGGGGGCACACGGAGcccccccaggcagggctgccggGTACCTGCCCCTCCGCCACCTCTTGTCCCCCGGTAATGCAGCGCGGTTGATCCCACGAGCCCTTGTCCTGCGGGATGATGCTTTCAGCTACCAGATGTATTTCACCCATCCCAAGCCCCTCGGTACGGCTGAGCCCCGTCCTACAGAGAAGGAGGTGGCTGCTGGATGTGGAAGGGCAGGATTCGGCCTTGGGGTTCCTGCCTCCAAAACACATCTGCTGAGTGAAATCCCAGCATGAGCACAGGATCCCATGCCTGTCTACCCCCCTGGGATGCTCAGGGTGCATGGATTAATAGAAGTGGCTTAATTAAACAATGC harbors:
- the KCNK15 gene encoding potassium channel subfamily K member 15; its protein translation is MKRQNLRTAALILCIFSYLLVGAAVFDALESEAESGRKRLLEQKRGELRRKYRFSAEDYRELERLVLQAEPHRAGRQWKFAGSFYFAITVITTIGYGHAAPGTDAGKVFCMFYAILGIPLTLVMFQSLGERMNTVVRLLLKKIKKCLGMRTTNVSMENMVLVGFLSCMGTLCIGAAAFSYFEGWTFFHAYYYCFITLTTIGFGDFVALQKNEALQKKPPYVAFSFMYILVGLTVIGAFLNLVVLRFLTMNSEDERRDAEERASLRRARNNIHLKPKEDSRGSNAIFLPVEDRTSQMNLIPLIQEDAERQRRQSANSAAAVPSFCTCLCYRPQLCGSPVPSHPETLSCHTNPVYYNSISYKIDEVSLSTRGQTGSSPGSTLSSNSPRCRQHPRLRRKSI